The Deltaproteobacteria bacterium DNA segment AGCGTTGCGTCGCGCCTGGTACCTCTACGAAATCCTGACCGGCCGCATGATGGATGTCGAGGACAGCGCCCGCTCGACTGCCATCGATCTCCTTGATCCCAAGGCCTACTTCACATCGCGGCCACAGCTGTCAAAGCGACACCGCGTTCGCGACAACCTTTTGGGGAATGCCCGCTACTGTCCCGTCATCCGGCGTACTCCCGCACTCGAAGAGTTCATCAAGCTCAGGCTCGCGACCAAGGCGCAGGAGACCGTTGGGCGTACCGGCGCCCACCTGATTGCCCGCGCCGCGAGCTTCATGTTGCTGGCGGACAGCCGCGCCAGCTTCGAGATCGAAGGCGAACGCGCACCGCGAAACCGGCTGGAACGGTGGGGCAGGGCTGTCCTCCAGGCCGGCAGGCATCCCCTCACCTTACCCGAGATCATCCGCCTTCACGGGGTGCTCATTGAGGATTCGCGCTTCATCCACGCGGGATTGCGACCCGACGGTGTCTTTCTCGGGGAACGCGATCACGTCGGCGATCCCTTGCCCGAGTTCATCGGCGCACGCCCCGGCGACCTCGCGGACCTGATGCGCGGGATGCTGGAAGCAAACGATCGCATGCGCGACAGCGGCCTCGATCCCGTGCTCCAGGCAGCCGCTACTGCCTTCGGCTTCGTCTACATCCACCCGTTCCAGGACGGAAACGGACGACTCCATCGCTGCCTGATCCACCATGTTCTTGCCGAGCGGAAATTCACGCCGCCGGGCCTCGTCTTTCCGGTTTCATCGGTGATGCTTGACCGCATCGATGGCTACCGCACGACGCTTCAGGCCCATTCAGCTCCGCTCAAGCCCTTCATCGAATGGCGCCCAACGGCCGACCGCAACGTCGAAGTTCTCAACGACACGGCGGATCTCTACCGGTACTTCGATTGCACCGCTGCGGCCGAGTTTCTCTTTGCATGTGTCCGCCGAACCGTGGAAGACGACCTCCCACGAGAGATCGATTATCTGCGCCGCCACGACGAGGCGCTCCGCCGCATCATGGATGCGATCGAAATGCCGGACCGCCTCGCGGAAAACCTCGTGATGTTCATCCGCCAGAACAACGGGCGCCTGTCCACCAAGCGCCGCAAGGCCGAGTTCCAGAAGCTCCGTGACGATGAGGTAGCCCTCATCGAAGGCATCGTCAGCGATGCCTTCAGCGGATTTGAAGAAACAAGGAGTACCCCCGATGGCCGGCTCGACGTTCCAGACGCATCCGTTTGACCTTCACAAACTGCTGGAGGACTGCCACCGCGGCATCGTCCAGCT contains these protein-coding regions:
- a CDS encoding Fic family protein, with product MPRTGREPSTFQDETIPAGARLAGSAALAQRLGISAPVRHLSCVSTQYVKGSYRIEDAWTVFDQRYWPGDDLADQLGFALRHEPLDLVALRRVFEALPPDAVKTLTRRVPKSAALRRAWYLYEILTGRMMDVEDSARSTAIDLLDPKAYFTSRPQLSKRHRVRDNLLGNARYCPVIRRTPALEEFIKLRLATKAQETVGRTGAHLIARAASFMLLADSRASFEIEGERAPRNRLERWGRAVLQAGRHPLTLPEIIRLHGVLIEDSRFIHAGLRPDGVFLGERDHVGDPLPEFIGARPGDLADLMRGMLEANDRMRDSGLDPVLQAAATAFGFVYIHPFQDGNGRLHRCLIHHVLAERKFTPPGLVFPVSSVMLDRIDGYRTTLQAHSAPLKPFIEWRPTADRNVEVLNDTADLYRYFDCTAAAEFLFACVRRTVEDDLPREIDYLRRHDEALRRIMDAIEMPDRLAENLVMFIRQNNGRLSTKRRKAEFQKLRDDEVALIEGIVSDAFSGFEETRSTPDGRLDVPDASV